Proteins from one Acropora muricata isolate sample 2 chromosome 9, ASM3666990v1, whole genome shotgun sequence genomic window:
- the LOC136929369 gene encoding uncharacterized protein, which translates to MASQTDGPGSPPVIITPEISSYPTRFRVKKIQSRTSLATDRFSCISFLTTSCVSDHSVWIPRWRSLPCNLEEEIFYDDCPEFLKAWSRYRITNMARRYKTMDYIHMVVDDNKREIHTIDIDGPCRDLSASAVISVSRDFLNCPTDYTESGSGIVPRSASDENIPYSDYGSEKQWNLTQVNLTNAFPSSRSCSSENLSVDQRNFTRIEKWLRRCNSGTT; encoded by the coding sequence ATGGCTTCTCAAACTGATGGTCCTGGTTCTCCTCCAGTTATCATAACTCCAGAAATTTCAAGTTATCCCACGAGATTCCGCGTCAAGAAAATTCAATCTCGAACTTCCTTGGCTACTGATCGATTTTCTTGTATTTCGTTTCTGACCACGAGTTGTGTCAGCGATCACTCCGTCTGGATTCCACGATGGCGTAGTTTGCCTTGCAATCTAGAAGAAGAAATCTTTTACGACGATTGTCCAGAATTTCTTAAAGCTTGGTCGCGATATCGAATCACCAACATGGCTCGTCGATACAAAACAATGGATTACATTCATATGGTTGTTGACGATAATAAGAGAGAAATACATACTATCGACATCGACGGACCTTGCAGAGATCTGTCTGCTTCGGCAGTCATTTCAGTGAGCAGAGATTTTCTGAATTGTCCTACAGATTACACAGAAAGTGGTTCAGGAATTGTACCACGAAGCGCATCGGACGAAAATATTCCATATAGTGACTATGGAAGCGAGAAACAATGGAATTTAACTCAAGTGAATTTGACTAATGCATTCCCATCTTCTCGATCTTGTTCCAGCGAAAATCTCAGCGTTGATCAAAGAAATTTTACCAGGATCGAGAAATGGCTTCGGAGATGTAACAGCGGAACCACTTAG